A region of Zingiber officinale cultivar Zhangliang unplaced genomic scaffold, Zo_v1.1 ctg125, whole genome shotgun sequence DNA encodes the following proteins:
- the LOC122035861 gene encoding probable anion transporter 6 isoform X1 has product MELLKKMRFPKRYSIILLTFICTSVCYLERIGFSIAYTAAADSIGVNQSSKGLILSVFYYGYVMSQVPGGLAAQYVGGRRVLLFSFLLWSLTCAFAPLDAGKVNMMVVARFLVGVAQGFIFPSIHTILAQWVPPHERSRSVSLTTSGMYLGAAGGMLVLPSLVKYKGPQSVFMVESALGIMWSFLWFRFSSDPVRSEHPKAAAAGFGEHNLPVSREKKIPSAGNLRRFTKIPWKKIIFSLPIWAIVVNNFTFHYALYVLMNWLPTYFELGLQLSLQDMGSSKMIPYFNMFIFSNTGGILADHLITRRLLSVTKTRKLLNTIGFVIAALALMAIPLFRNPSWTVICSSISLGFLALGRAGFAVNHMDVAPRYAGIVMGVSNTAGTLAGIVGVGLTGRILEAAKSADMDLTSIECWKNVFLIPAYLCIFSSFFFLLFATGEKIFE; this is encoded by the coding sequence ATGGAACTGTTGAAGAAGATGAGATTTCCAAAGCGGTACAGTATCATTTTACTAACCTTTATCTGCACAAGTGTGTGCTATCTAGAGCGAATAGGATTTTCAATTGCGTACACAGCGGCTGCAGATAGCATTGGTGTGAATCAATCAAGCAAGGGTCTAATACTTTCGGTATTCTACTATGGATATGTTATGTCACAAGTGCCTGGGGGTTTGGCTGCACAATATGTTGGAGGACGACGAGTTCTGCTGTTTTCGTTTTTGCTGTGGTCGCTAACATGTGCATTTGCTCCACTAGATGCCGGCAAAGTGAATATGATGGTTGTTGCCCGCTTCCTTGTAGGTGTGGCACAAGGCTTTATATTCCCCTCCATTCACACAATTCTAGCACAATGGGTCCCTCCCCATGAGCGCTCGCGTTCTGTTTCTCTTACGACATCCGGGATGTACCTAGGAGCAGCTGGTGGTATGCTTGTGTTGCCAAGTCTGGTAAAATACAAGGGACCTCAGTCAGTTTTCATGGTTGAATCAGCTCTGGGTATCATGTGGTCATTTCTCTGGTTTAGGTTTTCTAGTGATCCAGTTCGTTCCGAACATCCCAAAGCTGCTGCTGCAGGTTTCGGAGAGCACAACTTGCCTGtttcaagagaaaagaaaatccCAAGTGCTGGAAACCTGAGGCGCTTCACTAAAATTCCTTGGAAGAAGATAATTTTCAGCTTACCGATTTGGGCAATCGTGGTAAACAACTTCACCTTTCACTACGCATTGTACGTACTAATGAACTGGTTGCCAACGTACTTTGAACTCGGCCTTCAGCTCAGTCTTCAGGACATGGGATCTTCTAAGATGATTCCTTACTTCAACATGTTCATCTTCTCAAACACAGGAGGGATTTTAGCTGATCACTTAATCACAAGAAGGCTCTTATCAGTGACCAAGACTCGGAAGCTTCTCAACACCATCGGCTTTGTCATTGCAGCTCTTGCTCTAATGGCCATTCCACTATTCAGGAATCCCTCCTGGACTGTTATATGCTCTTCGATTTCTCTTGGATTCTTAGCACTTGGAAGAGCCGGGTTCGCTGTAAATCACATGGACGTGGCTCCGCGATATGCAGGAATTGTTATGGGAGTTTCGAATACCGCCGGGACCTTAGCTGGTATCGTTGGCGTCGGGCTCACCGGAAGGATCTTGGAGGCCGCAAAGTCAGCTGATATGGATCTTACAAGCATAGAATGTTGGAAAAATGTCTTCTTGATCCCAGCCTATCTCTGCATatttagttctttcttttttttactaTTCGCAACAGGTGAAAAGATTTTTGAGTAA
- the LOC122035860 gene encoding CRM-domain containing factor CFM9, mitochondrial-like: protein MIFISNMRALRNLQRHCWKSASLLGKRCYSHGITCLKTWPNNVHSVLPREVYCNSINQLGSTSGHRFMSTTRGRSMRSKVEKRMRRETGKTLKEIRRAKKIRKKLMTEEERLLYNLRRAKKKVGLLLQKLKKYELPELPPPRHDPELLTLEQLQAYKKIGFRNRNYVPVGVRGVFGGVVQNMHLHWKFHETVQVCCDNFPREKIKEMATMIARLSGGIVVNIHDVKTIIMFRGRNYRQPKNLIPINTLTKRKALFKARFEQALESQKLNIKKIEQELRHKGVNPEDPIAMASIQRIATTFFRAIDEKQGTPYIFHGDKPSTAEIVDNLDESIDVPSEDSDQEELDRFIPEIEDAADKEWEEEEAVEKEELSRIRYWGKDDMGRSSRAPNWRSDNSEYEDRAHVRRWNGTSTGLGNTERKNWDSDNDMSTASEDEWDYDDKVSDATIDVDRHNSYSKDGTRERETNKIKQRKNRAAPKEYLRDRASVETRWREHEDISLDGDVLGDSEDAVGESEDEDGHNFVESTMGPYDYLSNEDSEDNDSGSRQKIGALDEKKGDESWDSD, encoded by the exons ATGATATTCATCTCCAACATGCGGGCTCTCAGAAACTTACAAAGACACTGCTGGAAAAGTGCTTCACTTCTCGGAAAGAG GTGTTATTCACATGGGATTACATGCTTGAAAACGTGGCCGAATAATGTGCACTCAGTGCTGCCTAGAGAAGTTTACTGTAATTCTATCAACCAGTTGGGTTCAACTTCTGGGCATCGATTTATGTcgacaacaagaggaagaagcatgCGGAGCAAGGTGGAGAAGAGAATGCGAAGAGAAACAGGAAAAACTTTAAAAGAGATCAGACGtgcaaaaaaaataagaaagaagtTAATGACAGAAGAGGAAAGGCTACTATACAACTTACGTAGA GCCAAGAAAAAGGTGGGATTGCTTCTTCAAAAGCTCAAAAAATATGAATTGCCAGAGTTACCACCTCCTCGGCATGATCCTGAGCTTCTTACTCTTGAGCAGCTTCAGGCTTATAAGAAGATAGGTTTCAGAAATAGAAATTATGTTCCTGTTGGAGTTCGTGGGGTCTTTGGAGGAGTAGTTCAAAACATGCATCTCCATTGGAAGTTTCATGAGACTGTGCAAGTTTGTTGTGACAATTTTCCTAGGGAAAAAATCAAAGAAATGGCAACCATGATAGCAAGATTAAGTGGCGGCATTGTTGTTAATATACACGATGTGAAAACCATTATTATGTTTCGTGGACGAAATTACAGACAACCAAAGAATCTGATACCAATCAACACCCTGACTAAAAGGAAG GCCCTATTCAAAGCCAGATTTGAGCAGGCTCTTGAATCTCAAAAGTTGAACATCAAAAAAATTGAGCAAGAGCTAAGACACAAGGGTGTCAATCCAGAGGACCCAATTGCCATGGCTAGCATTCAGAGAATTGCTACTACATTTTTTAGGGCTATTGATGAGAAACAAGGAACTCCATATATATTCCATGGGGATAAACCATCCACAGCAGAAATTGTTGATAATCTAGATGAGTCTATTGATGTACCTTCTGAGGACAGTGACCAGGAGGAACTTGACCGCTTTATTCCAGAGATTGAAGATGCTGCAGACAAAGAGTGGGAAGAGGAGGAAGCGGTAGAGAAAGAGGAACTTTCAAGAATTAGGTATTGGGGAAAAGATGACATGGGTCGGTCAAGCAGGGCACCAAATTGGAGAAGTGATAATTCAGAATATGAGGATAGGGCTCATGTAAGGCGTTGGAATGGTACTTCTACTGGATTGGGAAATACAGAGAGGAAAAATTGGGATAGTGACAATGACATGTCCACAGCTTCAGAAGACGAGTGGGATTATGATGACAAAGTGAGTGATGCTACAATTGATGTTGATAGACATAACTCCTATAGTAAAGACGGGACTCGAGAAAGAgagacaaataaaataaaacagaGAAAAAACAGGGCTGCCCCAAAGGAATATTTGAGAGATAGAGCTAGTGTTGAAACCAGATGGAGAGAACATGAAGATATCAGCCTAGATGGTGATGTTTTGGGAGATTCAGAAGATGCGGTTGGGGAATCAGAAGATGAGGACGGACACAATTTTGTGGAATCAACAATGGGCCCTTATGATTATCTCAGCAATGAAGATTCAGAAGACAACGATAGCGGGAGTAGACAGAAGATAGGTGCGCTTGATGAGAAAAAGGGTGATGAAAGTTGGGATAGTGATTAA
- the LOC122035861 gene encoding probable anion transporter 7 isoform X2, protein MSQVPGGLAAQYVGGRRVLLFSFLLWSLTCAFAPLDAGKVNMMVVARFLVGVAQGFIFPSIHTILAQWVPPHERSRSVSLTTSGMYLGAAGGMLVLPSLVKYKGPQSVFMVESALGIMWSFLWFRFSSDPVRSEHPKAAAAGFGEHNLPVSREKKIPSAGNLRRFTKIPWKKIIFSLPIWAIVVNNFTFHYALYVLMNWLPTYFELGLQLSLQDMGSSKMIPYFNMFIFSNTGGILADHLITRRLLSVTKTRKLLNTIGFVIAALALMAIPLFRNPSWTVICSSISLGFLALGRAGFAVNHMDVAPRYAGIVMGVSNTAGTLAGIVGVGLTGRILEAAKSADMDLTSIECWKNVFLIPAYLCIFSSFFFLLFATGEKIFE, encoded by the coding sequence ATGTCACAAGTGCCTGGGGGTTTGGCTGCACAATATGTTGGAGGACGACGAGTTCTGCTGTTTTCGTTTTTGCTGTGGTCGCTAACATGTGCATTTGCTCCACTAGATGCCGGCAAAGTGAATATGATGGTTGTTGCCCGCTTCCTTGTAGGTGTGGCACAAGGCTTTATATTCCCCTCCATTCACACAATTCTAGCACAATGGGTCCCTCCCCATGAGCGCTCGCGTTCTGTTTCTCTTACGACATCCGGGATGTACCTAGGAGCAGCTGGTGGTATGCTTGTGTTGCCAAGTCTGGTAAAATACAAGGGACCTCAGTCAGTTTTCATGGTTGAATCAGCTCTGGGTATCATGTGGTCATTTCTCTGGTTTAGGTTTTCTAGTGATCCAGTTCGTTCCGAACATCCCAAAGCTGCTGCTGCAGGTTTCGGAGAGCACAACTTGCCTGtttcaagagaaaagaaaatccCAAGTGCTGGAAACCTGAGGCGCTTCACTAAAATTCCTTGGAAGAAGATAATTTTCAGCTTACCGATTTGGGCAATCGTGGTAAACAACTTCACCTTTCACTACGCATTGTACGTACTAATGAACTGGTTGCCAACGTACTTTGAACTCGGCCTTCAGCTCAGTCTTCAGGACATGGGATCTTCTAAGATGATTCCTTACTTCAACATGTTCATCTTCTCAAACACAGGAGGGATTTTAGCTGATCACTTAATCACAAGAAGGCTCTTATCAGTGACCAAGACTCGGAAGCTTCTCAACACCATCGGCTTTGTCATTGCAGCTCTTGCTCTAATGGCCATTCCACTATTCAGGAATCCCTCCTGGACTGTTATATGCTCTTCGATTTCTCTTGGATTCTTAGCACTTGGAAGAGCCGGGTTCGCTGTAAATCACATGGACGTGGCTCCGCGATATGCAGGAATTGTTATGGGAGTTTCGAATACCGCCGGGACCTTAGCTGGTATCGTTGGCGTCGGGCTCACCGGAAGGATCTTGGAGGCCGCAAAGTCAGCTGATATGGATCTTACAAGCATAGAATGTTGGAAAAATGTCTTCTTGATCCCAGCCTATCTCTGCATatttagttctttcttttttttactaTTCGCAACAGGTGAAAAGATTTTTGAGTAA